From Proteiniborus sp. DW1, one genomic window encodes:
- a CDS encoding transporter substrate-binding domain-containing protein: MIHKKHMGVFMLIFIIILLPTITYAINEESLEGRVIRIGGDNNYPPYEFIDQSGSYRGFNVDIMRAVAIELGIDIELIPMSWGTALYSLKHGEIDAIQGITRTSSREEIYDFTEALVTNSQNIFVMKNTTHIAGLEDLSGVKVAIQTGDVTDEILAKVPDIILIEKENQAEALDALLNGEVEAYMGNRLTGIYYIQKRGLTEDVKIVGVPMYVTQYSSAVQKGNKEILDLLDKGIEAIKKNGTYDKIYKKWFGEEILEPGIRWQRLLYISLAIILIALIAIVIIIILNRSLKREVENRTNEIKRLYDMAMHDDKMKALGELSAGVAHELRNPLTSIKAFIDMLPSKINNPEFVEELVKIVPKEINRLNSLVSTLLDYAKPKASVPQKNILKYVLSDIIILLKQKMNEKNIRIIESGTDIEVWADTSQLKQIMINILLNSIEAIEKNGVISITGSTDDKSAIITITDNGCGISQGVLNKVFDPFFTSKKYGYGIGLSITHQLIKENKGQIVIDSIEGVGTSITISLPIATLAIE; encoded by the coding sequence ATGATACATAAAAAACATATGGGAGTTTTTATGTTAATCTTCATAATAATTTTATTACCTACTATAACTTATGCCATAAATGAAGAAAGCTTAGAAGGTAGAGTAATTAGAATTGGCGGTGATAACAATTATCCACCCTATGAGTTTATAGACCAAAGCGGTAGCTATAGAGGCTTTAATGTAGACATTATGAGAGCAGTAGCAATTGAACTAGGTATAGACATAGAGTTAATTCCAATGAGCTGGGGAACTGCACTTTACTCTCTCAAACATGGAGAAATAGATGCTATTCAAGGAATTACACGAACTAGCTCAAGGGAAGAGATATATGATTTTACTGAAGCATTAGTCACAAATTCTCAAAATATTTTTGTTATGAAGAACACAACCCATATAGCTGGATTAGAAGATTTATCGGGAGTTAAGGTTGCAATTCAGACAGGAGATGTGACAGATGAGATACTTGCTAAGGTACCTGATATAATCTTGATAGAAAAGGAAAATCAAGCAGAGGCATTAGATGCTTTATTAAATGGCGAAGTAGAAGCTTATATGGGTAATAGATTAACAGGGATTTATTACATTCAAAAAAGAGGTTTGACAGAAGATGTAAAAATAGTTGGAGTGCCTATGTATGTTACCCAGTATTCTTCAGCTGTCCAAAAGGGAAACAAAGAAATATTGGATTTATTAGATAAGGGAATAGAAGCTATAAAGAAAAATGGGACTTATGACAAAATTTACAAGAAGTGGTTTGGAGAGGAGATATTAGAACCTGGTATAAGATGGCAAAGGTTATTATATATATCCCTAGCAATCATACTAATAGCCTTGATAGCTATTGTAATCATAATTATCTTGAATAGAAGCTTAAAAAGAGAAGTTGAAAATAGAACAAATGAAATAAAAAGATTATATGATATGGCAATGCATGACGATAAAATGAAAGCACTAGGTGAACTGTCTGCAGGAGTTGCTCATGAACTAAGAAATCCTCTGACATCTATAAAAGCATTTATAGACATGCTACCTTCTAAAATAAACAACCCAGAATTTGTGGAGGAACTTGTTAAGATAGTACCCAAGGAAATAAACAGACTTAATAGTCTAGTAAGCACTCTTTTAGATTATGCTAAGCCAAAAGCTTCTGTTCCTCAGAAAAACATTCTAAAGTATGTACTTTCTGATATAATTATATTATTAAAACAGAAAATGAACGAAAAAAATATTAGAATAATAGAAAGTGGAACAGACATAGAGGTATGGGCAGATACATCACAGCTTAAGCAGATAATGATAAATATACTTCTAAACAGTATAGAGGCAATAGAAAAAAATGGGGTAATATCAATAACTGGTAGCACAGATGATAAAAGTGCTATAATTACTATAACGGACAATGGATGTGGGATTTCACAAGGTGTATTAAATAAGGTATTTGATCCTTTTTTCACATCAAAAAAATATGGATATGGAATAGGGCTATCTATAACACATCAACTTATAAAGGAGAACAAGGGACAAATTGTAATAGACAGTATAGAAGGAGTAGGAACAAGCATTACTATTAGCTTGCCTATTGCTACACTGGCTATAGAATAA
- a CDS encoding sigma-54 dependent transcriptional regulator, with amino-acid sequence MYNILVIDDELAILTALKFALEDSFNVYCTPSVPEGLELLSNKDIDLVLLDQYLGEYSGLEVLQTIKNQKPGTLVIAMTAYGSIENSIEAIQRGAYYYITKPLDINGLKILINKALDYKNLSNRVEDLTKQINHKLGLDNIVASSKAMDEVFKIIERVKDLDINVLVTGESGTGKELIARAIHNSSKRASEALEIINCAAIPYNLLESELFGYEKGAFTGANQRYKGKFELAHKGTIFLDEIGEMDIQLQAKLLRVIQEKTITPLGSEKSIPVDFRLIAATNKNLAEEVKKGRFREDLFFRLNVISINTPPLRERKEDIPALAKYFMKKYSDAFNKEVSGISKSAIVVLEKHTYPGNVRELENIIERAVALTNNDIIDISDLPKEVVGSVDLGQSNELVPIYVGDSLIEAERKLILATLKYHNGNKRKTAKTLGMSERHLYTKIKDYNLEEES; translated from the coding sequence ATGTACAATATATTAGTAATTGATGATGAACTTGCTATATTAACAGCGCTAAAGTTTGCTCTTGAAGATAGCTTTAATGTCTATTGTACACCTAGTGTTCCAGAAGGCTTAGAGCTGTTAAGTAATAAGGATATAGATTTAGTGCTGTTAGATCAATATTTAGGAGAATATTCTGGTCTTGAAGTGTTACAAACTATAAAAAACCAAAAACCTGGCACTTTAGTTATAGCTATGACAGCCTATGGAAGCATAGAAAATTCTATAGAAGCTATTCAAAGAGGTGCCTATTATTATATCACAAAACCTTTGGACATAAATGGCTTAAAGATTCTAATAAACAAGGCTTTAGATTATAAAAATCTTTCTAATAGGGTAGAAGATTTAACGAAGCAAATAAATCATAAGCTAGGATTAGATAATATTGTAGCTTCTAGCAAGGCCATGGATGAGGTCTTTAAAATAATTGAGAGAGTCAAAGATTTAGACATAAATGTATTAGTAACAGGTGAAAGTGGAACTGGAAAAGAGCTTATAGCTAGAGCTATACATAATTCAAGTAAGAGAGCCAGCGAAGCTCTAGAGATAATTAACTGTGCAGCGATTCCCTACAATCTTTTAGAAAGTGAGCTTTTTGGATATGAAAAAGGAGCTTTTACAGGCGCAAATCAACGCTATAAGGGTAAATTTGAACTGGCACATAAGGGAACTATTTTTCTGGATGAAATAGGAGAAATGGATATTCAGCTACAGGCAAAGCTACTTAGAGTAATACAAGAAAAGACAATTACACCTTTAGGTAGTGAAAAGTCAATTCCTGTTGACTTTAGATTAATTGCTGCTACTAACAAGAATTTAGCTGAAGAAGTAAAAAAAGGGAGATTTAGAGAGGATTTATTTTTTAGGTTAAATGTAATAAGCATAAATACTCCTCCATTGAGAGAGAGAAAAGAAGATATACCAGCCTTAGCAAAATATTTTATGAAAAAATATAGCGATGCCTTTAACAAGGAAGTATCAGGGATTTCAAAAAGTGCTATAGTAGTTTTAGAAAAGCACACTTATCCTGGAAATGTAAGGGAATTAGAAAATATAATTGAAAGAGCTGTAGCATTAACAAATAACGATATAATAGATATTAGCGATTTACCAAAGGAAGTAGTAGGAAGTGTTGACTTAGGCCAGTCAAATGAGCTGGTACCAATATATGTAGGAGATAGCTTGATAGAGGCAGAAAGAAAACTAATCCTAGCTACTCTAAAATACCATAATGGTAATAAAAGAAAAACAGCTAAGACTTTAGGTATGAGCGAGAGACACCTATATACGAAGATAAAGGATTATAACTTAGAGGAAGAATCGTAG
- a CDS encoding ABC transporter substrate-binding protein, translating to MKKKGILAAVLVLTMVFLTACGGSDSANSSKIYIASANPMTGDSAQFGDMKVKAIQLAIDEVNAAGGINGKQVELIVGDDTGNPKEAPNVAQKFAADDKILAVIGHWNSSCTLAARGIYEAVQMPVITDSVNKAITDGTTPHMFRISLTDTTQAKNLAQYAYNKLGKRNAAILFTANDFGTGLKNDFTEEFTRLGGKIVASETYFEGQSKDFSPQLTKIKGQNPDVLFVPGYYVETALIAQQAKSLGLNIEMIGTEGISSDELVKLGGEAVEGIKFAAFFHPDIEFPGTKEFVEAFRSKYNKEPDNYSALAYDSAKLILEGMKQNGATREGITKYLNEVKDFPGVAGPISFENNDVTRGIIILTVKDGKIVPADVQL from the coding sequence ATGAAAAAGAAAGGTATATTAGCAGCAGTATTAGTATTAACTATGGTATTTTTAACAGCATGTGGAGGCTCAGATTCAGCAAATTCATCTAAAATATATATAGCTTCTGCAAACCCTATGACTGGAGATTCAGCTCAATTTGGTGACATGAAGGTTAAAGCAATTCAGTTAGCAATTGACGAAGTCAATGCAGCAGGTGGAATTAATGGTAAACAAGTAGAACTAATAGTTGGTGATGATACAGGTAATCCAAAAGAGGCTCCAAACGTAGCACAAAAATTTGCTGCAGATGATAAAATACTTGCAGTAATAGGTCACTGGAACAGTTCATGTACACTAGCAGCAAGAGGTATTTATGAAGCAGTACAAATGCCAGTTATAACAGATTCAGTTAACAAAGCTATAACAGATGGAACGACTCCTCATATGTTCCGTATCTCATTAACAGATACAACTCAAGCTAAAAACCTTGCACAATATGCATATAATAAACTAGGTAAAAGAAATGCAGCTATACTGTTTACAGCAAACGATTTTGGTACAGGCTTGAAAAACGATTTCACAGAAGAATTTACAAGATTAGGTGGAAAAATAGTAGCATCCGAAACATATTTTGAAGGACAATCTAAAGACTTTAGTCCACAGCTTACAAAGATAAAAGGACAAAATCCTGATGTGTTATTCGTGCCAGGATATTATGTTGAAACAGCATTAATAGCACAACAAGCTAAGTCACTTGGTCTTAATATAGAAATGATAGGTACAGAAGGAATAAGTTCTGATGAACTTGTAAAGTTAGGAGGAGAAGCAGTAGAAGGCATTAAATTTGCAGCATTCTTCCATCCAGACATAGAATTCCCAGGAACAAAGGAATTCGTAGAAGCATTTAGATCTAAGTACAACAAAGAACCTGACAACTACTCAGCCTTAGCATACGACTCAGCAAAACTTATCTTAGAAGGAATGAAGCAAAACGGTGCAACTAGAGAAGGAATAACAAAATATCTAAATGAAGTAAAGGACTTCCCAGGAGTTGCAGGTCCTATATCCTTTGAAAATAATGATGTAACTAGAGGTATAATCATATTAACTGTTAAAGATGGTAAGATAGTACCAGCAGATGTTCAGTTATAA
- a CDS encoding branched-chain amino acid ABC transporter permease — protein sequence MDMFLEQLSNGLALGSIYALTAIGYTMVYGIIRLINFAHGDIYMVGAFLSLTALTLFNMPLVPAFIFGMVGAALFGIAIAKFAYSPVFKAPRINLFLSAVGVAIFLENFAMLVWGPETQSFPDVITNKVYNILGLRITTLQLIILGTTIVLVAILTYVVQYTKFGRAMRCTSQDMDTAKLMGINTNRVVFFTFAIGSSLGAAAGILVGMYYKAVFPMMGFVPGLKAFIAAVIGGVGSIPGAMIGGLIMGISESLGAAYISSGYRDAIAFIILILILLVKPDGLFGKSIKEKI from the coding sequence ATAGATATGTTTTTGGAACAGCTTAGCAATGGATTAGCCCTTGGGAGTATTTATGCATTGACTGCTATAGGCTATACAATGGTATACGGAATAATAAGGCTTATCAACTTTGCTCATGGTGATATATATATGGTAGGGGCTTTTTTATCTTTGACAGCCTTAACTTTATTTAATATGCCGCTTGTACCAGCATTTATATTTGGGATGGTTGGAGCAGCTCTATTTGGAATTGCAATAGCTAAATTTGCTTATAGTCCAGTATTTAAGGCGCCAAGAATAAATCTTTTCCTATCAGCAGTAGGTGTTGCTATATTTTTAGAGAACTTTGCGATGCTAGTATGGGGCCCAGAGACACAGTCGTTCCCAGATGTAATTACTAATAAAGTATATAATATCTTAGGTTTGAGAATAACAACACTTCAACTTATTATTTTAGGAACTACAATAGTCCTAGTTGCTATTCTAACGTATGTTGTCCAATACACTAAATTTGGTAGGGCCATGAGATGTACATCTCAAGATATGGATACAGCTAAGCTTATGGGAATAAACACTAATAGAGTCGTATTCTTTACATTTGCCATAGGCTCAAGCTTAGGTGCAGCAGCAGGTATTCTAGTAGGCATGTATTATAAGGCAGTTTTTCCGATGATGGGATTTGTACCAGGACTTAAAGCTTTCATAGCAGCAGTTATTGGAGGAGTAGGAAGTATTCCAGGAGCTATGATAGGTGGTCTAATAATGGGAATTTCAGAAAGTTTAGGGGCAGCTTATATATCTTCAGGATATCGTGATGCAATAGCATTCATAATTTTAATATTAATTTTATTAGTTAAGCCTGATGGATTATTTGGCAAGTCAATAAAAGAAAAGATATAA
- a CDS encoding branched-chain amino acid ABC transporter permease: MGNLSRVLLNLVIYTAVLFVGIKLLSKVFDIGIKKFTGLSKKAKTITGIILVIAVIAWPLLVSGQPYLLRTSVIVLLYIVLALSLNFVIGFAGQLSMGHSAFYAIGAYTTALLTVNFGVSFWIVLLASALVAGIFGLLLGIPTLRLKGDYLAITTIGFGEILRLVLINWTSLTRGPAGIPGIPSPSIFGFVINNNIGYFYIILLLAFLTIFISSRLLNSRLGRGLIAVRDDEVAAEAMGINPTYLKILAFVLGAVLAGIAGGFFASFVHYVNPDNFTYNESVTILIMVVLGGVGSVPGVIAGATVLAVLPEALRSISTYRYAIYGILLILMMIIRPQGMISMASLKGGAGKNEDTRSKGNNKVLWRANGSK; this comes from the coding sequence ATGGGCAATTTATCAAGAGTTTTACTAAATCTAGTAATTTACACAGCCGTACTATTTGTAGGCATTAAGCTTTTATCAAAAGTCTTTGATATAGGAATTAAGAAATTTACTGGCTTAAGCAAAAAAGCAAAAACAATAACTGGCATAATACTAGTAATAGCTGTAATTGCATGGCCTCTTCTTGTTTCTGGTCAGCCTTACTTACTAAGAACAAGCGTTATAGTGTTACTGTATATAGTACTAGCATTAAGCTTAAACTTCGTAATTGGCTTTGCAGGGCAATTATCTATGGGACACTCAGCATTTTATGCAATAGGTGCTTATACAACTGCATTACTTACAGTTAATTTTGGGGTGTCATTTTGGATAGTATTGTTAGCTAGTGCTTTAGTGGCAGGAATATTTGGGCTACTATTAGGGATACCTACCCTTAGACTAAAAGGTGACTATCTGGCAATCACTACAATAGGCTTTGGAGAAATACTTCGTTTAGTTCTTATAAATTGGACATCCTTGACAAGAGGACCTGCTGGAATTCCGGGTATTCCTTCTCCATCTATCTTTGGTTTTGTAATAAATAATAATATTGGTTATTTCTATATAATTCTACTACTGGCTTTCTTAACTATATTCATATCATCCAGACTGTTAAATTCTAGATTAGGAAGAGGGCTTATAGCAGTTAGAGATGATGAAGTGGCGGCAGAGGCAATGGGTATTAACCCTACCTATTTAAAGATATTAGCATTCGTTTTAGGAGCAGTTTTAGCAGGAATTGCAGGAGGCTTCTTTGCATCATTCGTACACTATGTAAATCCAGATAACTTCACATATAATGAGTCAGTTACTATATTGATAATGGTAGTTTTAGGAGGAGTAGGTAGTGTACCTGGAGTTATTGCAGGAGCTACAGTACTTGCAGTACTACCGGAGGCACTAAGAAGCATATCAACTTATCGTTATGCTATATATGGAATACTACTAATTCTAATGATGATTATAAGACCACAAGGTATGATTAGTATGGCTAGTCTAAAAGGAGGTGCAGGCAAAAATGAGGATACTAGAAGCAAAGGGAATAACAAAGTGCTTTGGAGGGCTAACGGCAGTAAATAA
- a CDS encoding ABC transporter ATP-binding protein — protein sequence MRILEAKGITKCFGGLTAVNNVDFHIDEGEIVSLIGPNGAGKTTFFNLLTAIYEPTKGEVYFLGEKLKKSRPSDITKLGIGRTFQNIRLFSSMTVLENVMTGQYCRTSSNLFGAIVKHPKAAKEENAVREKALKILDFLELTDLKDEIAVSLPYGHQRRVEIARALATEPKLLLLDEPAAGMNTGEKVEMTELIKKIRNKGYTILVIEHDMKLVMGISDRIAVLDYGNKIAEGLPQEIQKNEKVITAYLGKGGAS from the coding sequence ATGAGGATACTAGAAGCAAAGGGAATAACAAAGTGCTTTGGAGGGCTAACGGCAGTAAATAATGTAGATTTTCATATAGATGAAGGTGAGATAGTTAGCTTAATCGGACCAAATGGAGCAGGAAAAACAACTTTCTTCAACCTATTGACTGCAATATATGAACCAACGAAAGGGGAGGTTTATTTTCTAGGTGAGAAACTAAAAAAATCTAGACCAAGTGATATAACTAAGTTGGGAATAGGACGAACTTTTCAAAATATAAGATTATTTAGCAGTATGACTGTGCTAGAAAATGTCATGACAGGTCAATACTGTAGAACATCATCAAACTTATTTGGGGCTATAGTAAAGCATCCAAAGGCAGCTAAAGAAGAAAATGCTGTTAGAGAAAAAGCACTTAAAATACTAGACTTTCTTGAATTAACGGACCTAAAGGATGAAATAGCAGTAAGCCTTCCCTATGGGCATCAAAGAAGAGTGGAAATAGCTAGGGCTTTAGCTACTGAACCAAAGCTTCTATTACTTGATGAGCCTGCAGCAGGTATGAATACAGGTGAAAAAGTTGAGATGACAGAACTTATTAAGAAAATACGAAATAAGGGATACACTATATTAGTAATTGAACACGACATGAAGTTAGTTATGGGCATTTCAGATAGAATAGCAGTTCTGGACTATGGAAATAAAATAGCAGAAGGACTTCCTCAGGAAATACAGAAAAATGAAAAGGTAATTACTGCATACTTAGGCAAGGGAGGTGCAAGCTAA
- a CDS encoding ABC transporter ATP-binding protein → MLKIKDLEVYYGGIHALKGISFDVKNGQIVTLVGSNGAGKTTTLKAISNLVKSKGSIEYNGQEISNMHSEKIVAQGLIHVPEGRKIFTALTVEENLMMGAYLRKDKEKMEKDLQYVYELFPRLKERAKQYGGTLSGGEQQMLAIGRAIMSAPKLLMLDEPSMGLAPIVVEEIFESIKELNKRTGLTVLLVEQNANIALQTAHIGYVIETGQIAFSGNANELLHDDRVRKAYLGEE, encoded by the coding sequence ATGTTAAAAATAAAAGATCTAGAGGTATATTATGGAGGGATTCATGCACTTAAAGGAATTTCCTTTGATGTAAAAAATGGACAGATAGTTACCCTTGTAGGCAGTAATGGTGCAGGAAAGACTACAACCTTAAAAGCAATATCAAATTTAGTAAAATCTAAAGGCAGTATTGAATATAACGGACAGGAAATAAGTAATATGCATTCTGAGAAAATAGTTGCCCAGGGATTGATACATGTACCTGAGGGAAGAAAAATATTTACCGCCTTAACTGTAGAAGAAAACTTAATGATGGGAGCATACTTGAGAAAAGATAAAGAAAAGATGGAAAAAGACTTACAATATGTATATGAACTTTTTCCTAGACTTAAAGAGAGAGCTAAACAATATGGTGGAACATTAAGTGGTGGAGAGCAGCAGATGTTAGCAATTGGAAGAGCTATCATGTCTGCACCGAAGCTACTAATGCTAGATGAGCCTTCAATGGGGCTTGCACCTATAGTAGTTGAAGAAATATTTGAATCAATAAAGGAGTTAAATAAAAGAACAGGACTTACAGTATTGCTAGTAGAGCAAAACGCCAATATAGCTCTACAAACAGCTCATATTGGATATGTTATAGAAACAGGACAAATCGCATTTTCTGGAAACGCAAATGAGCTATTACATGATGATAGAGTTCGTAAAGCTTATCTTGGAGAAGAGTAG
- a CDS encoding YerC/YecD family TrpR-related protein — MEYRSKIKDKQLDELFEAVLMLENIEECYRFFEDICTINELKSISQRLEVAKLLRQEKTYNEIEERTGASTATISRINRALNYGAEGYNLILDKLGYNKK, encoded by the coding sequence ATGGAGTATAGGTCAAAAATTAAGGACAAGCAATTAGATGAACTATTTGAAGCAGTATTAATGCTTGAAAATATTGAAGAATGCTATAGATTTTTTGAAGACATATGTACCATAAATGAGCTTAAATCAATTAGTCAGAGACTAGAGGTGGCCAAGCTACTAAGACAAGAAAAAACATATAATGAAATAGAAGAAAGGACTGGAGCAAGTACTGCAACTATCAGCAGGATAAATAGGGCTCTAAACTATGGAGCAGAAGGATATAATTTGATACTAGATAAGTTAGGATATAATAAAAAATAG
- the nagA gene encoding N-acetylglucosamine-6-phosphate deacetylase yields the protein MRYLIKSEEIFLKDRIIKNGVIVVNNGIIEEVNTEDTAEDIEIIDLSNYKVLPGLIDTHIHGANGYDTMDASYNSLNEISKYLGTVGVTGFLATTVTAPWNKIHVAVKNIHESMNREVEGAEVLGAYIEGPFITGKHKGAHPSEHIREINTEDMRALIDNYPSCIKTVTVAPDKEGAIELIKYLKSQGINSSIGHTNATYDETIDAIKAGANIAVHVFNGMRGLHHREPGTVGAVLSDDRVMCELIADTIHVHPAVMKLVLRAKSTEKVCLITDCMMAGGLKDGKYMLGELKVSVRDGIARIANGSLAGSTLKLIDAIRNMKEHLDVSLIDAVNMASLVSAKIAGVDHIQGSIESGKKANFTVIDEDFNVVMTIVKGKIIYSSITI from the coding sequence ATGAGATATTTGATAAAATCAGAAGAAATCTTTTTAAAGGATAGAATAATTAAAAATGGAGTTATTGTAGTTAACAATGGAATAATAGAAGAAGTGAATACTGAGGATACAGCTGAAGATATAGAAATTATTGACTTAAGCAATTATAAAGTATTACCAGGACTGATAGATACCCACATTCATGGTGCAAATGGCTATGATACTATGGACGCAAGCTATAACTCATTAAATGAAATATCTAAGTACCTTGGAACTGTTGGAGTTACAGGTTTTTTAGCCACTACAGTAACAGCTCCTTGGAATAAAATACATGTTGCAGTGAAAAATATTCATGAGTCTATGAACAGAGAAGTAGAAGGAGCAGAAGTACTAGGAGCTTATATAGAGGGTCCATTTATTACAGGGAAGCATAAAGGTGCCCATCCTTCTGAGCATATCAGAGAAATAAATACTGAGGATATGAGAGCCTTAATAGATAATTACCCTTCATGTATAAAAACTGTAACTGTTGCACCTGATAAGGAAGGTGCTATAGAGCTTATAAAATACTTAAAATCCCAGGGAATAAATTCATCCATAGGTCACACTAACGCAACTTATGATGAAACAATAGATGCCATCAAAGCTGGCGCAAATATTGCAGTACATGTATTTAATGGAATGAGGGGGCTACATCATAGAGAACCTGGTACAGTAGGAGCGGTATTATCTGATGACAGAGTAATGTGTGAGTTAATAGCCGATACCATACATGTTCATCCAGCAGTGATGAAGTTAGTGTTGAGAGCAAAGAGCACAGAAAAAGTGTGCTTGATTACTGACTGTATGATGGCTGGAGGACTTAAAGATGGAAAATACATGCTTGGAGAATTAAAAGTATCTGTAAGGGATGGAATAGCTAGGATAGCAAATGGTTCCCTTGCCGGAAGTACATTAAAGCTGATAGATGCTATAAGAAACATGAAAGAACACTTAGATGTAAGCCTTATAGATGCAGTAAATATGGCATCCTTAGTATCAGCTAAGATAGCAGGAGTAGACCATATACAAGGCAGTATTGAGTCCGGGAAGAAGGCAAACTTCACTGTCATAGATGAAGACTTTAATGTAGTCATGACTATAGTGAAGGGGAAAATTATATATTCAAGTATCACTATTTAG
- a CDS encoding M15 family metallopeptidase, whose product MSEGSRAKRKRRRFFSNIFVIFLLIIAFIQVKDKLFPAIKNIVIKNSSPFNDYVLADKDTLINENQPTEGSNNGPINVDNNKAGVDNEQIDQEIIKKKEMLKNSVYINEEGLKVVNNPDDILVLVNKERNLPSDYKPDDLIIPNVRFSFEGHDQKRYLRKEAATALEELFEEAEKEGVIFYAASGYRSYERQEFLFNYRAERDGVEKANKLTARPGQSEHQTGLAMDVTSQSVNLSLESSFGETTEGIWLKENAHRFGFIIRYLKDKTDITGYSYEPWHIRYVGTDVAKEIYENNITLEEYLGFEYSLE is encoded by the coding sequence GTGAGTGAAGGTAGCAGAGCAAAAAGGAAAAGAAGAAGATTTTTTAGTAATATTTTTGTTATTTTTCTTTTGATAATAGCATTTATACAGGTTAAGGACAAGCTATTTCCTGCTATTAAGAACATAGTTATTAAGAATTCATCACCTTTTAATGACTATGTATTAGCAGATAAGGATACATTAATTAATGAAAATCAACCTACAGAAGGGAGCAATAATGGTCCTATTAATGTGGATAATAACAAAGCAGGGGTTGATAATGAACAAATAGACCAAGAAATTATAAAGAAAAAAGAAATGCTAAAAAATAGTGTGTACATAAATGAAGAAGGTCTAAAAGTTGTCAATAATCCTGATGACATATTGGTTTTAGTTAACAAAGAACGAAATTTGCCATCTGACTATAAACCAGATGATTTAATAATCCCAAATGTAAGGTTTTCTTTCGAGGGACATGACCAAAAAAGATATCTAAGAAAAGAAGCAGCAACAGCACTTGAAGAGCTTTTTGAAGAAGCTGAAAAAGAGGGCGTTATATTTTATGCAGCTTCAGGTTATAGATCATATGAAAGACAAGAGTTCCTTTTTAATTATAGGGCAGAAAGAGATGGAGTTGAAAAAGCAAATAAGTTAACAGCTAGACCAGGACAAAGCGAGCACCAGACAGGCTTAGCAATGGATGTGACTAGCCAAAGCGTTAATCTATCCTTAGAATCAAGCTTTGGAGAAACTACTGAAGGAATTTGGCTAAAAGAAAATGCACACAGGTTTGGTTTTATAATCAGATATTTAAAGGACAAGACCGATATTACTGGCTATAGCTATGAACCATGGCATATTAGATATGTGGGGACAGATGTGGCTAAGGAAATCTATGAAAATAATATTACACTTGAAGAATATCTAGGATTTGAATATAGTTTAGAATAG